One Mycolicibacterium fluoranthenivorans DNA segment encodes these proteins:
- a CDS encoding ATP-binding cassette domain-containing protein → MSGHLATVEAMTPPAIEAIELVKEFGDNRAVDGVSFTVPQGAVLGLLGPNGAGKTTTVRMMTTLSEPTSGTARVAGYDVRTQPDMVRRNMGLTGQAATVDELLTGRENIRMIGGLYGIGRKDLKSLGDRLLEQFDLVAAGDRPVRSYSGGMRRRLDLAVSLIAAPPVLFLDEPTTGLDPRSRSDLWEVLRELVAGGTTLLLTTQYLEEADQLADEIVVIDHGRIIAEGTPLQLKEQAGNASLVVTVSHAADLPTARDLVARSGTEVHVDVGARQLTAAADGIDDLTRVANWLRDSGIKIDDIGLSRPSLDDVFLSLTGHRAETAEEAQA, encoded by the coding sequence ATGTCGGGGCACCTCGCTACGGTTGAGGCCATGACCCCACCGGCGATCGAGGCGATCGAACTCGTCAAAGAGTTCGGCGACAATCGGGCCGTCGACGGGGTGAGCTTCACGGTGCCCCAAGGCGCCGTGCTCGGGCTGCTGGGGCCCAACGGCGCGGGCAAGACCACCACGGTGCGGATGATGACCACGTTGTCGGAACCCACCAGTGGTACCGCGCGGGTCGCCGGATACGACGTGCGGACCCAGCCCGATATGGTGCGGCGCAACATGGGGCTCACCGGACAGGCCGCCACCGTCGACGAACTGCTCACCGGCCGCGAGAACATCCGGATGATCGGCGGCCTGTACGGGATCGGTCGCAAGGACCTCAAGTCACTGGGGGATCGGCTGCTCGAGCAGTTCGATCTGGTGGCCGCCGGAGACCGGCCGGTGCGCTCGTATTCCGGCGGGATGCGGCGCCGCCTCGACCTGGCGGTCAGCCTGATCGCCGCGCCACCGGTGTTGTTCCTCGACGAACCGACCACCGGGCTGGATCCGCGCAGCCGCAGCGACCTGTGGGAGGTGCTGCGTGAGCTCGTGGCCGGCGGCACCACGCTGCTGCTCACCACGCAGTATCTGGAGGAGGCCGACCAACTCGCCGACGAGATCGTCGTCATCGATCATGGCCGGATCATCGCCGAAGGGACACCGCTGCAACTGAAGGAGCAGGCCGGTAACGCCAGCCTGGTGGTCACGGTGTCGCACGCCGCCGACCTGCCCACCGCGCGTGACCTGGTGGCCCGGTCCGGCACCGAGGTGCACGTCGACGTGGGTGCCCGTCAGCTCACCGCGGCGGCCGACGGTATCGACGACCTGACCCGGGTGGCCAACTGGCTGCGGGACAGCGGCATCAAGATCGACGACATCGGGTTGTCCCGGCCCAGCCTGGACGACGTCTTCCTGTCGCTGACCGGGCACCGCGCCGAGACCGCCGAGGAGGCGCAGGCATGA
- a CDS encoding DUF6611 family protein, with translation MSATTQTTRWHRLLDGDRTWGSLSISLTRHGITRYRLVVFPPGLSCEQRRQLRVWRAWPTWGPALWLVLEVALLPTAGTGGALTISTFAALSAGAVSMAFVDQFRREVQTLAVLRMAGINDRESAELFAELKGHATALARADRELAAGEISAADHESVVWRVYEGMARTSMA, from the coding sequence ATGAGCGCCACCACCCAGACCACTCGCTGGCATCGCCTCCTCGACGGCGACCGCACGTGGGGGTCGTTGAGCATCTCCCTGACCCGTCACGGCATCACCCGCTATCGGCTGGTGGTGTTCCCGCCCGGCCTGTCCTGCGAGCAGCGCCGGCAGCTGCGGGTGTGGCGAGCCTGGCCGACATGGGGTCCGGCGCTGTGGCTGGTGCTGGAGGTGGCACTGTTACCGACCGCGGGAACAGGTGGTGCGCTGACGATATCCACGTTCGCCGCCCTGTCGGCAGGAGCCGTCTCGATGGCATTCGTCGACCAGTTCCGCCGCGAGGTCCAGACGCTGGCCGTGCTGCGGATGGCCGGGATCAACGATCGCGAGAGTGCCGAGTTGTTCGCCGAACTGAAGGGGCACGCCACCGCGCTGGCCCGCGCCGATCGCGAACTGGCCGCCGGTGAGATATCCGCCGCCGACCACGAGTCGGTGGTGTGGCGGGTCTACGAGGGCATGGCCCGCACCTCGATGGCCTGA
- a CDS encoding DUF998 domain-containing protein, with product MNRRLHVVFGWIAVFGAASSLLAVLALDAVLGGEPLRGRTLRRATISEYVFTTGGWLFVIAVLALAAGSALLLAGLIHAGRLPPLSVGSVLMALWVVGLLGVVAFPKHNWAVGPSASGTVHRVATLLAFVALPVAVLLIARGRDVWARVARWLAWGSVGWLSVLFGAIAVGMVSGQAWWRIIPLGLVERGIAGFEVAAVIALGVWLIRGAPQAIEVRAMPS from the coding sequence ATGAACCGGCGTCTTCATGTGGTGTTCGGCTGGATCGCGGTGTTCGGGGCGGCATCATCCCTGTTGGCCGTGCTGGCGCTCGATGCCGTACTGGGTGGAGAACCCTTGCGCGGCAGGACATTGCGGCGGGCCACCATCTCCGAGTATGTGTTCACCACCGGTGGTTGGCTGTTCGTGATCGCGGTCCTGGCGCTGGCGGCCGGGTCGGCGCTGCTGTTGGCCGGTCTGATTCATGCCGGCCGGCTACCGCCGCTGTCGGTCGGATCGGTACTCATGGCGCTCTGGGTGGTCGGGCTGCTGGGTGTGGTGGCCTTTCCCAAGCACAACTGGGCGGTCGGCCCCAGTGCCAGCGGAACCGTGCACCGGGTGGCGACGTTGCTCGCGTTCGTGGCGCTTCCGGTGGCGGTACTGCTGATCGCCCGCGGCCGAGACGTCTGGGCGCGGGTGGCGCGCTGGCTGGCGTGGGGTTCGGTCGGCTGGCTCAGCGTGCTGTTCGGCGCGATCGCGGTGGGCATGGTGTCGGGGCAGGCGTGGTGGCGGATCATCCCGCTGGGGTTGGTGGAGCGGGGGATCGCCGGGTTCGAGGTCGCCGCGGTGATAGCCCTGGGGGTGTGGCTGATCCGCGGGGCGCCTCAGGCCATCGAGGTGCGGGCCATGCCCTCGTAG
- a CDS encoding 4Fe-4S binding protein — protein sequence MTDKLPARLAEHPTVRAVRARTAAPVPPVIDAGWLRRLCLEAGADDVAFASFDDPALASEREYAETALPGVRSYISLVVKMNRDNVRSAERSVANQEFHRTGEIINETAHRVTRALEDTGYRVINPSATFPMEMDKFPGRIWVIAHKPVAVASGLGVMGIHRNVIHPKFGNFIILATLLVGAPISEYGEPLDYSPCLECKLCVAACPVGAIGKDGEFDFVACSVHNYREFMGGFTDWAQTIADSADAADFRSRVSDSENASMWQSLSFKANYKAAYCLAVCPAGEDVIAPYLDDRKGFMDLVLKPLQEKKETLYVLPNSAAKAHAEKRYPHKTVKVVDSGIRGR from the coding sequence GTGACGGACAAACTTCCAGCGCGCCTGGCCGAACATCCCACCGTGCGTGCGGTCCGCGCCCGGACCGCCGCGCCGGTGCCGCCGGTGATCGACGCGGGCTGGCTGCGCCGGCTGTGTCTGGAGGCCGGGGCCGACGACGTCGCGTTCGCCTCGTTCGACGACCCCGCGTTGGCCTCCGAACGCGAGTACGCCGAAACGGCGTTGCCGGGCGTGCGCAGCTACATCTCGCTGGTGGTGAAGATGAACCGGGACAATGTCCGCTCGGCGGAGCGCAGCGTGGCCAATCAGGAGTTCCACCGCACCGGCGAGATCATCAACGAGACCGCACACCGTGTCACCCGGGCGCTGGAGGACACCGGGTACCGGGTGATCAACCCGTCGGCGACGTTCCCGATGGAGATGGACAAGTTCCCCGGGCGGATCTGGGTGATCGCGCACAAGCCGGTGGCCGTGGCCTCCGGGCTGGGTGTGATGGGCATCCACCGCAACGTCATTCACCCGAAGTTCGGCAACTTCATCATCCTGGCCACCCTGCTGGTGGGTGCGCCGATATCCGAATACGGTGAGCCACTGGACTATTCGCCATGTCTGGAATGCAAGCTGTGCGTCGCGGCCTGCCCGGTGGGGGCCATCGGAAAGGATGGGGAGTTCGACTTCGTCGCGTGCTCGGTGCACAACTACCGCGAGTTCATGGGCGGGTTCACCGATTGGGCGCAGACCATCGCCGACAGCGCCGACGCCGCGGATTTCCGGTCCAGGGTCAGTGATTCGGAGAACGCCTCGATGTGGCAGAGCCTGTCGTTCAAGGCCAACTACAAGGCGGCCTACTGTCTGGCCGTGTGCCCCGCCGGCGAGGATGTGATCGCGCCCTACCTCGATGACCGTAAGGGCTTCATGGATCTGGTGCTCAAACCCCTGCAGGAGAAGAAGGAGACGCTCTACGTCCTGCCGAACTCCGCGGCCAAGGCCCATGCCGAGAAGCGCTACCCGCACAAGACGGTCAAGGTCGTCGACAGTGGAATCCGAGGGCGCTGA
- a CDS encoding MaoC family dehydratase: MTEVGPFDPTEYAIVPARTFDELQVGEVFRAPSRTLTDAHAAAFQTVSADNHPVHYDAEWARAHGHSAPVVHGLQVLAFTAPGATLFPHVIGEVFIRFKSVTCEFLGEVHAGDTLYPQLTISELVPDGPEGIVKADATVHNQRGELVLSGTHTYVLKRDAS; this comes from the coding sequence ATGACCGAGGTGGGACCGTTCGACCCGACCGAATATGCCATCGTGCCCGCACGGACCTTCGACGAACTGCAGGTCGGCGAGGTGTTCCGGGCACCGAGCCGGACGCTGACCGACGCGCACGCCGCCGCGTTCCAGACCGTCTCGGCCGACAACCACCCGGTGCACTACGACGCCGAATGGGCACGGGCGCACGGTCATTCGGCGCCGGTCGTGCACGGCCTACAGGTCCTGGCGTTCACCGCACCCGGTGCCACCCTCTTTCCGCATGTGATCGGCGAGGTCTTCATCCGATTCAAGAGCGTCACCTGCGAGTTTCTCGGCGAGGTGCACGCCGGGGACACGCTCTACCCCCAACTGACCATCAGCGAACTGGTCCCCGACGGCCCGGAGGGCATCGTGAAAGCCGATGCCACAGTGCACAATCAGCGCGGCGAGCTGGTCCTGTCCGGGACACACACCTACGTCTTGAAGCGCGACGCCTCATAG
- a CDS encoding DUF1737 domain-containing protein — MSDRFPRYRVLTGPDDAAFCARVSEALDLGYQLHGGPALTWTGAGVVVAQAVIWHGPGDPPVREPASTSPTTAG; from the coding sequence ATGAGTGATCGGTTTCCGCGGTACCGCGTTCTGACGGGGCCAGATGACGCCGCTTTCTGCGCGCGGGTGAGCGAAGCCCTCGATCTGGGCTACCAGCTGCACGGCGGGCCCGCCCTGACGTGGACGGGCGCCGGCGTGGTCGTCGCCCAGGCAGTGATCTGGCACGGGCCCGGCGATCCGCCGGTGCGGGAACCGGCGAGCACGTCGCCCACCACCGCCGGTTGA